TAGAATTTACCATCCATATACATTGAAATATGGAATTTCTGAGAAGGGTAGTATGATGTTTCTCCTTTTTCGTGAATAAGGAAATATTTATCAAGTTCCTTCAGGAAATCTTCAGGAGAGATACCGTTCAGGTCATGTAAAATTCTGTTATAATCATGAATCTTAATCGACTGGTTGGAGACAATAAAGCTGTATACAAAGTTATAAAGCTCTGTACCATTATGCTTTTTGTTTTTCTCTTTATGATATTTGGCATTTATTGCTGTGGAACCAATTCTGTGGTGTCCGTCTGCAATATAGAATGAATCAATCTGATCTATTACTTCTTTAAACTGCTGTAATTTCAGACGGTTGTCTATTCTCCAGATTTTGTGTCTGATACCAATAGAATCCACATGATTGAAGATAGGGACATTTTTTTCCTCATGATTCATCAGCAGCTCAATTTTTGAATTGGCAGGATAGGTAAGAAGTACAGGTTCTGCCTGCAGATTTACTTTTTCAAGGTAATGAGCAAGTTTTTCCTTTTTCTGAGGAATGGTACTTTCATGTCTTTTGATTTTTCCATTCCAGAAATCTTCAATACTTGCCAATCCCAGAAGTCCCCTGAACACCTGTTTATTGGGATAGATCTGCTCATAAAGATAGTAGGCAGAATTGTCCTGGACCAATTTCTTCTCGTCCAGAAGTTCTTCAAATGTAGAACGGATCTTTCGAAGATTCCGGTCAATATCTTTAGATTTACTTACAACATAGGGTTTAATCATATTGATGTAAGTATTTTCAACTTGAGCTTTCTCTGCGATCTCTTCCTGGGTGAAATTATCCAGTGGATGGGTAGGGAAAGTACTCTCAAAGTCTCTATGAGGTCTAATTCCACGGAAAGGTTTAAAAACAGGCATATTTATCTTATAGTTTCTTTTTGTAGCTTAATAATTTGTTCTGCAAGTTCGATACCGATTTTTTCTTGCGCATCCACTGTATTGCCACCTACGTGAGGTGAAAGTGATAATGCCGGGTTCATTAGTAAAGGCAGTTCCGGGCTCGGTTCGTTTTCAAAAACGTCCAGTGCCGCTCCGGCTACTTTTCCTGACTCGATATAGTCAATAAGGGTCACTTCATTAATGACACCTCCTCTTGCAGTATTTACAATATAGACCCCATCTTTCATTTTTTCAAACTGAGGCGTGTCTATGATATATTCATTCGTTTTCGGCGTATTGATACTGATGAAATCTGCATCTTTAAGAAATGCATCCATATCATTGGTGGAAGTGATTTCAAAGTCCACAGACTGCCCGTTGAAGAAATTCAGGGTAAGAACTTCTGTTTTAGGGCTTCTTGTAAGAACGGTTACTTTCATTCCTAAAGCAATTCCAATCTTAATGACTTCCTGACCAATGCTTCCAAAACCGATTACTCCTAATGTTTTTCCGGAAAGTTCATACGCATTGCTGAATGACTTTTTCATAGCGTTGAAATGAGTTTCCCCTTCCAAAGGCATCAGTCTGTTCGATTCGTGAAGGAACCTTGCCAGTGAAAGAAAATGTCCGAAAACCAATTCTGCCACTGATTTTGAAGATGCTGTAGGAGTATTGATTACTTTAATCCCTTTGCTTCTGGCATATTCCACATCAATGTTATCCATCCCGATACCACCTCTTCCGATGATTTTAAGACCCGGGCATGCATCAATCAGATTCTGTCTCACTTTCGTTGCACTTCTTACCAGAAGAACGTCCACATTATTATCGTTGATAAAATTAATAACGTGATCCTGAGCCACTCTATTGTCCAGAATTTCAATTCCGGCTTCTTTTAAAGTGCGTTCTCCTGCTTTTGAGATTCCGTCGTTTGCTAAAACTTTCATGAGTTATTTTATTACAGATGTTAGATAGAGATGTCAGAAGCAAGATTTTGAGGTCCGTTATCCGACATCTGTTGTCTGATATCTTTTTATTTTTTGGTCGCCTAATATAAGCTATTTTATTGACTTCATTACATCCACCAAAACCTGCACACTTTCAATAGGTAAGGCATTGTATAAACTTGCTCTGTATCCGCCTAAGCTTCTGTGTCCGTTTAGTCCACTGATTCCTGCAGCTTTCCATGCGTTGTCAAATTCTTCTTTTTTGCTTTCATCTGTGATTTTGAAAGAAACATTCATTAATGAACGGTCTTCTTTTACGCAGAAAGTTTCGAATAACGGGTTGCTGTCTATTTCATCATACAAAAGCTTTGCTTTAGCTTCATTTCTTTGTTCTGCAGCTGCAATTCCTCCGTTTCTTTCAAGATATTGAAGGGTAAGCAAAGAGGCATATACAGGAAATACCGGTGGAGTATTGTACATAGACTCTTTAGAAATGTGCTGAGAATAATCCAGGATAGAGAACATGTTTTCTCTTCCTGTTTTTCCAAGAATTTCTTTTTTAATCACCACTAAAGTAACTCCGGCAGGACCCATGTTTTTCTGAGCTCCGGCATAGATCACATCAAATTTAGAGAAATCCAGCTGTCTTGAGAAAATATCAGAACTCATATCGCAGACCATTAGCGTATCCACTTCGGGGAAAGATTTCATCTGAGTTCCGTAGATCGTGTTGTTGGAAGTACAGTGGAAATAATCGTATTCTGCACCTACCGTATAATCTTTAGGAATAAAAGAATAGTTTTCTTCTTTTGAAGAACCTACTACATCTACTGTTCCTACTTTTTTTGCTTCTTTAATGGCTCCGGCTGCCCATGTTCCTGTATCCAGGTAAGCTGCTTTTCCACCTACTTTCATCAGGTTATAAGGAACCATTGCAAACTGCAGGCTGGCACCTCCTCCTAAATAAAGTACTTCATAATCATCACCAAGATTCATTAATCTTTTTACAATCGCACGCGCTTCGTCCATTACCGCAACGAAATCCTTACTCCTGTGAGAAATTTCAAGAAGAGACAATCCGATACCGTTAAAATCAAGGATCGCCTGTGCTGATTTTTCAAATACCTCTTGTGGTAAAATACATGGTCCTGCGCTGAAGTTGTGCTTTTTGTTCATATTTTTATTTTTTTGGTGCTTCAGGATTAGAAACTCCTTCTGCTTTATTTTTGATTAAATGTGCTTTTTGATCAAAAAATTCCGCCTCACAGATCATGAGACGGAATTTTTTTATTCTCCGTGTAAGAATGCTTTTTTGTCAAGAAGAGCTTCTTCAGATTCTACGTGATCCTCGTCAGGAACACAGCAGTCTACAGGGCATACCGCTGCACACTGAGGTTCTTCGTGGAATCCTTTACATTCTGTACATTTATCTGTTACAATGAAATATACATCATCACTTACAGGTTCCTGTGGTGAATTAGCATCTACAGTAAGTCCCGACGGCATTGTAATAGTACCTTGAAGCGCCGTACCGTCAGAAGCTTTCCAATCTACAGCTCCTTCATATATTGCATTGTTTGGGCATTCCGGTTCGCAGGCTCCACAGTTAATGCATTCATCAGTTATTTTAATAGCCATCGCTAATTTTTTTTAAATTTGCACAAAATTACAAAATATTCCCCAATTTTAAAGTAATTATGAATACCGAAAATCAAGTTTTAGGACTTATTAAATTAAGTGATTATATAAAAGCGTTTTTAGCGAAGAAACCGGAAGATTACAATGAAGATGATGTAGATATTGAATTATTGTTAAAAAGATCTGAAATAGAGAATCCGTGGTTTACCATTGATAATCAGAAATTTGCTTTACAGCAATGGGCAGATCTTCTGACTGAAGAAAATATCAAAAACTGGCTTGGAAATTATTCAATCTCTAAAATTTCAAAGAGAGTTGGACTTATTTTAGCCGGAAATATTCCTCTAGTGGGCTTTCATGATGTAATATCCGTTGTTTTAGGCAATCATATTCCTGTCATTAAACTGTCTTCAAAAGATAAATATATGATTCCGTTTTTATTAAAGAAGTGGAATGAATTTTCTAATGGAAATGTAGCTTTTGAATTTGTAGAAAAATTAGAAAATTTTGATGCCGTTATTGCTACAGGAAGTAATAATACTGCCAGATATCTGGAATATTATTTTAAAAATCATTTAAGCATTATCCGCAAGAACAGAACCTCTGTTGCGGTGTTGAAAGGTGATGAAACGCAAGAAGAACTGGAGCTGCTGGCCAAAGATATTTTCCAGTATTTTGGATTAGGATGCAGAAATGTGACAAGAATTTTTATTCCGCAGGATTTTGTGATTGATAGATTATTTGAGAGTTTCTTAGGTTTCCAGGATATTATCAATCATAATAAATATGCCAATAATTATGATTATAACAGAGCAGTTTATCTTTTGAATCAGGATAAATTCTGGGATAATAATTTTGTGATGCTGAAGGAAGATGATAAACTGTTCAGTCCACTTTCTGTAATCAATTTCAGCAGATATAAATCTTTGGATGATGTGAAAGCATTTATTGCTGAAAACGAAGAAAATATCCAGTGCGTTGTGGCAAAGGAGGAGACTGGACTGGATGCAATTCCGTTTGGAGAAGCACAAAATCCGGGACTTGAAACATATGCAGATAATGTAGATATAATGAAATTTTTAGAACTGGTCTGATTTTCGTATCTTCCATCACTTATTTCACCAGATAAAAATGAATACTATGAAAAAATTATTGCTGGGACTTGCTCTTGTGGGTGCGCAGTTAGTGTTTGCGCAGAAGGTAGCAGGTGTAAAGGTAGAAAATGGACAGAAGAAAGAGCAGCCGGCGACTATCAGCAAGGAGAAAGTCAGTTTGTATAATGATAACTTCCTTAAGTTTGTAGATGCTTTACAGGCTTCTGACCGTGCAACTATTGATGGGTTACTTTCTGAGAAAGTGAAGGAAATTGTAACGGATAATGTCCTTAAAAAGGTCAAGGACGGTATTGACCCCAATAAAAAGCTTGAAATCTTAAAAGCAGGATACTATAAGACAATGGATGGCACCAATCATCCAAGTATTAAGTATAAATATGCAGGAGAATCGTCTTCCAAAGAAGCTATTACTGCGGTATTTGAGGATGATGGAAAAATCCTAGGTGTATTGCCTGCGAAATAGAATAAAATTTATTTTCGATTAATTAAAAAAATATTAACTATGATGACAGATGTTTTAGTCGCTCATTCTTCGGACGTGGAGAAAGCGAATTTTTACAAGAAGACGTATTTGCATGTTGCTTTATCTATTCTTGCGTTTATTGGGGTGGAAACGATATTATTGAAAACAGTTCCAGCAGAGCTTATTGCAATGATGTTCGCTCAAAGATATATCTGGCTGCTGATTATCGGAGTTTTCTGGCTGGCTTCTGTTTTAGCCTCCAAATGGTCTCTTTCACAAAGTAAATCCACTCAATATTTAGGGTTAGGATTTTATATCTTGCTGGAAGCAATTATTTTCATGCCGCTACTTTTTATTGCAACTAATATTGAAGGAGGAGCTAATGTAATTTTCCAGGCTGCTACTTTAACGATTGCTATGTTTGCGGGTATTTCCGCGGTTGCATTTACTTCTAAAAGAGATTTTTCTTTCTTAAGAAATATCATTGTAATCGGTGGATTTATTTCTATCGGACTGATTGTAGGAGGGATGATCTTTGGTTTTAATCTTGGACTGTGGTTCTCGGTTGGAATGGTAATTTTAGCTTCAGTTACAATTCTATATCAGACAAGTAAATTGAAAGATTCGTATGGAACGAACCAATATGTAGGAGCTGCATTACAGCTTTTTGCTTCCATTATGCTTTTGTTCTGGTATATTCTAAGTATTTTAATGAACAGAAGAAGTTAACTGATAAGTTATTTTAGCTTTAAAATAGAGTCCCGGTGATTTTTCATTGGGATTTTTATTATTTAAACACGAAATTTAAACACAAAGTTCACAAATGTTTTCACGGATAACACGAATCCAATAAGAACGTGCCTGATCGGGGAGGGAACCTGTTTTTATCTTTAAAGATTTATTCCAATAGGTTTAGCCTAAAGTTATAATGATTTTAAAGCAATATTTTTTAACCACAGATTTCACGGACTGACACAGATGATTGCATATATTTATTTGTGTTATTTGTTAAAAATATTTGTGCTATTCGTGATTTAAACCGTAAACCCAAAAAATCCTGATGAAAATATCACCGGGATTTTAATTGGTTATTCCTTAAAATTTTTCATGCAACTTCCCGCCTCATGTGACTGGTTGAAGTCCTTTGAAGTACATTTTACAGTTGAAATAAAAGATTCTTAAAGAATAGAAAAAAGTATAGTAATGAGGAAAACCTCGAGTATTGTATTTTGTGCTTTTACAGTCTTTTGGTTAAAAATAACCGAAAGATGTTATTTGTCGATTGATCCTAAAACCTTCTGAGCAAAAGAGTTTAAAGCATCTTTTTCGCTCATTCCGTTTTGTACATTGCTATGAACTTCTAAAGCTCCGCAAATATTGGTGATCAATTCTCCTGCAACATTCAGATCTTCTTCACTTGTTCCTCTGAATTCGCAGAAACTTTCCAGTACTTCTAATGTTTTTTCAAGGTTTTCAGGAGTCTGATTCTGATAAAACTGTCTGATTACGGGTAATTTCATTATGCTAATTCGTTAAAAAGGTTAATTAAACTTTCTGCCTGGTTAGATTGAACCTGGTTCACTAATTCTCCGTTTTTAAAGATGGCGAAAGTAGGTAAGTTGTCTACTTTTGCTAATTTTCTGCTTTCAGGAAGCTTTTCAGCATCTACATATAAAAATGGAATAGAGTCATTTTCAGAGGCTAATTTTTTG
The nucleotide sequence above comes from Chryseobacterium sp. 7. Encoded proteins:
- the serC gene encoding 3-phosphoserine/phosphohydroxythreonine transaminase; its protein translation is MNKKHNFSAGPCILPQEVFEKSAQAILDFNGIGLSLLEISHRSKDFVAVMDEARAIVKRLMNLGDDYEVLYLGGGASLQFAMVPYNLMKVGGKAAYLDTGTWAAGAIKEAKKVGTVDVVGSSKEENYSFIPKDYTVGAEYDYFHCTSNNTIYGTQMKSFPEVDTLMVCDMSSDIFSRQLDFSKFDVIYAGAQKNMGPAGVTLVVIKKEILGKTGRENMFSILDYSQHISKESMYNTPPVFPVYASLLTLQYLERNGGIAAAEQRNEAKAKLLYDEIDSNPLFETFCVKEDRSLMNVSFKITDESKKEEFDNAWKAAGISGLNGHRSLGGYRASLYNALPIESVQVLVDVMKSIK
- a CDS encoding acyl-CoA reductase, which codes for MNTENQVLGLIKLSDYIKAFLAKKPEDYNEDDVDIELLLKRSEIENPWFTIDNQKFALQQWADLLTEENIKNWLGNYSISKISKRVGLILAGNIPLVGFHDVISVVLGNHIPVIKLSSKDKYMIPFLLKKWNEFSNGNVAFEFVEKLENFDAVIATGSNNTARYLEYYFKNHLSIIRKNRTSVAVLKGDETQEELELLAKDIFQYFGLGCRNVTRIFIPQDFVIDRLFESFLGFQDIINHNKYANNYDYNRAVYLLNQDKFWDNNFVMLKEDDKLFSPLSVINFSRYKSLDDVKAFIAENEENIQCVVAKEETGLDAIPFGEAQNPGLETYADNVDIMKFLELV
- a CDS encoding 4Fe-4S binding protein, which encodes MAIKITDECINCGACEPECPNNAIYEGAVDWKASDGTALQGTITMPSGLTVDANSPQEPVSDDVYFIVTDKCTECKGFHEEPQCAAVCPVDCCVPDEDHVESEEALLDKKAFLHGE
- a CDS encoding peptidylprolyl isomerase, translating into MKKLLLGLALVGAQLVFAQKVAGVKVENGQKKEQPATISKEKVSLYNDNFLKFVDALQASDRATIDGLLSEKVKEIVTDNVLKKVKDGIDPNKKLEILKAGYYKTMDGTNHPSIKYKYAGESSSKEAITAVFEDDGKILGVLPAK
- a CDS encoding Bax inhibitor-1 family protein → MMTDVLVAHSSDVEKANFYKKTYLHVALSILAFIGVETILLKTVPAELIAMMFAQRYIWLLIIGVFWLASVLASKWSLSQSKSTQYLGLGFYILLEAIIFMPLLFIATNIEGGANVIFQAATLTIAMFAGISAVAFTSKRDFSFLRNIIVIGGFISIGLIVGGMIFGFNLGLWFSVGMVILASVTILYQTSKLKDSYGTNQYVGAALQLFASIMLLFWYILSILMNRRS
- a CDS encoding thioredoxin family protein, translated to MYTELTEDTLQNIVNDNEKVVVQYGATWCGNCRIMKPKFKKLASENDSIPFLYVDAEKLPESRKLAKVDNLPTFAIFKNGELVNQVQSNQAESLINLFNELA
- a CDS encoding D-2-hydroxyacid dehydrogenase produces the protein MKVLANDGISKAGERTLKEAGIEILDNRVAQDHVINFINDNNVDVLLVRSATKVRQNLIDACPGLKIIGRGGIGMDNIDVEYARSKGIKVINTPTASSKSVAELVFGHFLSLARFLHESNRLMPLEGETHFNAMKKSFSNAYELSGKTLGVIGFGSIGQEVIKIGIALGMKVTVLTRSPKTEVLTLNFFNGQSVDFEITSTNDMDAFLKDADFISINTPKTNEYIIDTPQFEKMKDGVYIVNTARGGVINEVTLIDYIESGKVAGAALDVFENEPSPELPLLMNPALSLSPHVGGNTVDAQEKIGIELAEQIIKLQKETIR
- a CDS encoding DUF6952 family protein, whose product is MKLPVIRQFYQNQTPENLEKTLEVLESFCEFRGTSEEDLNVAGELITNICGALEVHSNVQNGMSEKDALNSFAQKVLGSIDK
- a CDS encoding DUF1015 domain-containing protein, translating into MPVFKPFRGIRPHRDFESTFPTHPLDNFTQEEIAEKAQVENTYINMIKPYVVSKSKDIDRNLRKIRSTFEELLDEKKLVQDNSAYYLYEQIYPNKQVFRGLLGLASIEDFWNGKIKRHESTIPQKKEKLAHYLEKVNLQAEPVLLTYPANSKIELLMNHEEKNVPIFNHVDSIGIRHKIWRIDNRLKLQQFKEVIDQIDSFYIADGHHRIGSTAINAKYHKEKNKKHNGTELYNFVYSFIVSNQSIKIHDYNRILHDLNGISPEDFLKELDKYFLIHEKGETSYYPSQKFHISMYMDGKFYSLHVKHDLRSKEMSLDNLDHHLLDKYIFKKILKIEDPDSSELISYVKGTSNINGINLLKEKVDSGEGKVGFGIYPVSFNDMIKISDLKLSMPPKCTFIEPKLITALLMYDMKP